The Alosa sapidissima isolate fAloSap1 chromosome 5, fAloSap1.pri, whole genome shotgun sequence genome has a window encoding:
- the timd4 gene encoding T-cell immunoglobulin and mucin domain-containing protein 4 isoform X2 — MVSAMYRLIGDVLSGQMDLGIQKIQQIDSGSYCCRVDIDGLFNDKKVSYTLTVLKAPTTMAPLTTSAQSTESPLASTEHWRSAISSHLDILRKNLSQVQSETLFEDSFPSITLQINVPVLSLSLSLLLLLVGALLLLGFKRGLYKKALQGGCLSSKEPPHIIYEIRTRRPIAENIYTID; from the exons ATGGTCTCAGCCAT GTACCGACTTATTGGAGACGTTCTCTCAGGCCAAATGGATCTTGGTATTCAGAAAATCCAGCAAATAGACAGTGGGTCCTATTGCTGCAGAGTGGATATAGATGGGCTTTTTAATGACAAAAAAGTGTCCTATACATTGACGGTTTTGAAAG CTCCAACTACAATGGCACCATTAACAACATCTGCACAAAGCACTGAGTCTCCTCTGGCCTCAACAG AACACTGGAGGAGTGCCATATCATCTCATCTTGATATTTTAAGGAAAAATTTAAGTCAAGTTCAATCTGAAACACTG TTTGAAGACTCATTTCCAAGCATCACACTGCAGATCAATGTACCAGTGCTCTCCCTGTCATTAAGTCTTCTGCTACTCCTCGTGGGTGCTCTGCTACTGCTGGGTTTCAAAC GTGGACTTTACAAAAAAGCTCTACAGGGAGGATG CTTGTCATCAAAAGAGCCACCTCATATCATCTATGAAATCAGGACCAGGAGACCAATTGCAGAGAATATCTACACTATTGACTAG
- the timd4 gene encoding T-cell immunoglobulin and mucin domain-containing protein 4 isoform X1 — MAPSSSALLRWIILLLTVSGAKSLNQPFKVTEGSSVVLACHYSVRRHGLSHVCWGRDCGTFWCNDILVQADDNGVISKISDRYRLIGDVLSGQMDLGIQKIQQIDSGSYCCRVDIDGLFNDKKVSYTLTVLKAPTTMAPLTTSAQSTESPLASTEHWRSAISSHLDILRKNLSQVQSETLFEDSFPSITLQINVPVLSLSLSLLLLLVGALLLLGFKRGLYKKALQGGCLSSKEPPHIIYEIRTRRPIAENIYTID, encoded by the exons ATGGCTCCCTCAAGCTCAGCTCTGCTGCGGTGGATCATTCTGCTTTTAACAGTCTCAG GGGCCAAGTCATTGAACCAGCCATTTAAAGTGACAGAGGGGAGTTCTGTGGTCCTTGCCTGCCATTACTCAGTGAGGCGTCATGGTCTCAGCCATGTATGTTGGGGCCGGGACTGTGGGACCTTCTGGTGTAATGACATTCTTGTGCAAGCAGATGACAACGGAGTTATTTCAAAAATATCTGACAGGTACCGACTTATTGGAGACGTTCTCTCAGGCCAAATGGATCTTGGTATTCAGAAAATCCAGCAAATAGACAGTGGGTCCTATTGCTGCAGAGTGGATATAGATGGGCTTTTTAATGACAAAAAAGTGTCCTATACATTGACGGTTTTGAAAG CTCCAACTACAATGGCACCATTAACAACATCTGCACAAAGCACTGAGTCTCCTCTGGCCTCAACAG AACACTGGAGGAGTGCCATATCATCTCATCTTGATATTTTAAGGAAAAATTTAAGTCAAGTTCAATCTGAAACACTG TTTGAAGACTCATTTCCAAGCATCACACTGCAGATCAATGTACCAGTGCTCTCCCTGTCATTAAGTCTTCTGCTACTCCTCGTGGGTGCTCTGCTACTGCTGGGTTTCAAAC GTGGACTTTACAAAAAAGCTCTACAGGGAGGATG CTTGTCATCAAAAGAGCCACCTCATATCATCTATGAAATCAGGACCAGGAGACCAATTGCAGAGAATATCTACACTATTGACTAG